acacTGAGTATCGGTGTAGTTTACCTGCCTTTCGACCGAAAGAACAATTGCACGATTATCAACTCGCACATCGAATCGCTGAGATCGATCTCATCCCGAATAGGCTTCCAGCCCAGTCCCCTGATTTTCTGTTGGGGACCTATAATTAGGCAGGTCTTCTTTGGTGCTTTCCCAAAAATGGTGCGCCTTTCATCGACCCATCCAAATTAAAACCCACTTGAATCGCGACGATCGACTTCGCCTATAGTGTTTGAACAGTCTCCTGAGAACTATTCATTGGATTTTCGCCGGACCTACTACATTGCACTGAGCAACGCACTTTCTGAAATTGATTGGCAAATTATTGATACATCCAATCATAACAACGACGCGGTGGAGTACTTCTGTAACAAGGTAGAAAAGGCTATTTTTTATATGACCCAAGCTCGCAGACCTCCTCAAAAACCGTCACTCTCGTTTACGAATGCTGAAGCGAGAACGATAAGCTGCTCTCTTATTATTATAAACGACTATTCAATGTTGCTAGCCAGCGATTGCGCAACTAACTATAACCGTTTCTTGTACAATCGACACGTGAAACGAATGGAAGCTAGCCTCCGTGTTAATTCCAAGAGATTCTGGCCATTCGTGAACGACAAGAGGAAACAAATAGGACAATGTTTCTAGAACCAACATTGGAGACTAATAGTGCGCTTGTTCAAgcaaaaatagtcttcttcagctttttttttgttcttgaaATGCTTTATTTACAGATTCAGGTGTACATGGTCAAGTAACTTCTCAGGGATTCATTGCTTTTATTATTATGTGTAACTTCTAAATTGTATATTATGTACCTAACGAAAATTTTCAAGGTTCTACCTTTTACTGTTCTATTACAATTTATTGTAGTATAGTGGAGGTCTTCGAAACTAATATTATTATGCTGGATAATCATACTGATGTTCATTATTGTTGTCTGCCATAAGTTAGTTATTACGGACATTCGGCAAACTTATGCTTCAGTGTTTCTACTTGCCCACATAGCTGACAATTTGGATTGTCCCTTCTCTCCTGCCGAAAGAACAGCTCATTATGGTTTAGTTTTCCATGGACCAGAAGAAAATATATAGACTTTTCATCAGATGACACACAGCTTTCCAGTTTCGCGTGTATCGCGTTGTAACTGCAACGGGGGGCAGTTGGTTTAGGAGATGGTTATAGATGGTGTTGGATACTGGATTTAAAACAAGATGTCCCGGTAGATCGTCCAAAATCGGTTTAATTATTTTAAGATGCAGAAGATCCGCGGGAATCTGGGGCATTTGCATATACTGTGCTAATGCCGGTGTCACGTCCAGTGTTTTCAGATATCGGTTGACTAAAAGCACTTTTGTTTTTAGATCCGGAGAATGTAGTCTCAAGCTTCTTTTTAATTTCAACCTGGAAACGTCTATCATCTTGTACACCAAAAGCGGACGATGCATTCATAGCAGACCGTTCACGTGTCGATACACTTTTTCCCAGTTCAAGGCTACAGTATCCttcaaattgtttttgaaaatcaCGCCAAGAACTTGGATTGCTTCTTTCTTGATTATACCATCCCAGTTTGGAAGTGGTGCCCCGATGTTCATTGGCTCCGTCTTTCGCATGTTCAGTTTTGCCCCTGCTGCTGCACCAAAACGTTCGAAGCAGTCCAAAATCCGTTGAATTTTTGATGAACAGCGCACAATGATCGTAACGTCATCTGTATATGCAATTACACATTCTCCTGGTTCATTACATATTTCCGCCAAGGCATCTAGAAGTGGTTGGAGATACAACATGATCCGACTATTCCCATCATGATTTTCAGCCAGTACTCTCCTAGGGTGAAAAAGTTCGTCTTCTACAACCTCTTCTTCGTCGAAAAGGTTTCGGTAATGCTCTGGAATCTGTTGATGTATTTCTACTGGCTCCGTAACTCGCTGTTGATTCACCTCCAATGTTGTGATACTCGTGCCCGTCTCCTGTTTTCTTGCTCcgtaatttgaaaaataaatacatCTTCGCCTCCCAGGAACGCAACACTTTGTTTTCTCCTCGAATCAGTAAAACGTTTTTGTTGCTGCAGCATAATAGCTTTGAtcctgtttatttatttttatttatatatatttataatctatttttattttatttcggtTGTGCACTCTTGTTCCCTATGCCGCTCAAAAGCACGATTCAAACACATATAGTAGAAGGCCATGGTGTTGTTTAATGTTTGCAATGCGTTAGAGTTTTTCCAGCGATAAAAAGATGCTATTTatacactggtggaaataagtataaagacaagctcggtttccataTAAAAAGGCCATATTTGgaagtcaatatctcgattcttagcgattcgattgggctgattttttgccaacaagcctaaaatgacttgaagttttattcaatgatagctacatttatgcatatattctggttatacgcgtttctgttggaaataattataaagacagttccgttgtatggagctccatataaaaaagtggtgtctttataattatttccagattttgaggtcaaaatcaacagagatgtatacaatttactcaaagatcgaaagttcaagttaaaaacaagtgcctagtaaaatttcagccaaatcgaatcgctacgaatcgagatatcgatcctcaatcatgatgaaaatgtatgaaaatcatgcttgtctttatacttatttccggcggtatataTAAGTATAATTCGGCATAGTATTTAAGTCACCCATAGTCCGTTGAGTTACTTGCCTTGATGATCGTCGTGCTCTCATGTTGTCCAGTAACTCGTCGTCCGAGATCTCCATCGAAGGCTTCTCCGATCCTCTGGTAAGTGAACTGGATCTGCTGTTCGTTGGTGTAATAAGCGGTCGGTCACTCACTACGCTGCTCCTTGTCGACTTGGCGATTTGCTTTGCAGGTTCAGTTGTACATTCGGTCTCCGTGATTGTGGTTTTCACTGCTTTCTCCCGGGTTTCTGTATCGAGTGGTGAAGCTGGACGTTTGAAGTGATTTTGTTCTTTTTATTGTGTCAGTGAGTGTTGTTCTAGTGGCGCGTTTTTCgttttgtcacactttttgccTCTGGTTTCGCTTATACCTGGCGATGAACCAGCAAGTACTCTGGAATAGAGTGATGAGCTTTTCTTTTGCTTGGATAGTTTCGATCGGTTTTCTGCACAGCTGGTACCGAAATGGACTTCCTGGTTACAGTGCCTACACGTTTGAATTTGATTAGTGTAAGTGCAGTGGCTACTTGATATCCCTTGATGCTGACGAACGATGGAATCGGTGTTGTCATACGGATGCGTACGATACGCACCCCGCTAGGTGTTTGGGAGAAGAATTGCGAACGACACATTCCGTGCTTGATGCTGATGATCTCTCCGTAGTGTGAGAGATATTCTACAATCCACTTTTCGGGCATCTTAGGCGGCAAATGATGCAGTTTTACGTCCGTACCTTCATCCTCGACGTACAGCCTGATACGGTGAGTAGCTCCATTGCTGTTGAGCACGTATTTGTTGTCGTATTGTTCCACTCCTTCTTTACAGCTTCCTGCGTCCGTAGCTCAACAAATACTTTGCCTTCGATTCGATCAATCTGGATAACAGCAACTTCCATTGGTGTCAAATTCAGGTTTTTTGCGATGAAGTTGAAGATACTTTCGTCCCTCAACTTGCGAATGCCACTGATGTCGATGAAGAAGTTTCGTTTCCTCAGCGAATCCATGGTTTTAGATGGGGGCTTGGTTCTGAGAACCAGCTTTAAGCCCCTTCCACAATAAAAGACTTTTTGAACTTTCCGATAATCAATAGCGATCACGTCGATTCACGTCTGATCAGATCGAATGCTTTGTGATAActaactagcttattcagctaaaattgtttgttggggagACACGACAGCCAACAATGATCGCGAGAAATGCAATCTTTTTGCATTGCATTACCAATAAgttttcgatgaattttttgCATCTGAAGCGTAAGTGCGACGATGCGACCGTTGATATACCAGGCGATGCCTTCAACTTCGAACTACCTTGCATAACAGCGGACATGGTGATAGCAGCAACGCAGAAATTAAAGCTTTCGTTCGCTCCAGGTTCCGATGGAATACCCCCATCCCTTATGTTTGCGTGTTGCAAAAATTACATCGACACAGATTAACACGGATTCTACCCGAAGCGCTCTGTATCCACGAATTTGATGCAGTTCACTTCCTCATGCTTGCAGAGTATGGCAGGTTGATGCTGCATACATAGGTTTGAAGGCGGCGTTCGACATTTGACCACAGAACTGTTACTTAACTGGAGATACTTGGAGGTCTGGTTAGGAATCTACCTGCGAAACCGTTCAGTCAGCGTGAAAATATGTTCGGAATCCCAACTGTTTTCCAATAACTCTGGATTTCCGCAAGGCAGTAATCTTAATCTACTTCTATTTTCCGTTTTCATAATTggcaaatagtaaaaatagtGAAATGTCTTTTGTACTGATATTATTTGCAAAACATGGTGAACATCTTTGCCGAGTGGTGCTCAAAAAACTTGCTAAGACTAAGTATTGAAAAATGCAACATTATCTTGTTTAATCGGGAAAATTAGCCTTTCACATTCGACTACGTCCTCAAAGGGCAGACTCTTTTTCGGGTTCAGCAAGTTAAGGACCTTAGTGTTATCCTAGACAGTGCTCTCACATTCCGTGTCCACTATAACGacatcggggccctccttagccgtgcggtaagacgcgcggctacaaaacaagaccatgctgagggtggctgggttcgattcccggtgccggtctaggcaattttcggattggaaattgtctcgacttatccgggcataaaagtatcatcgtgttagcctcatgatatacaaatgcagaaattgtaacttggcttagaaaccttgcaggtaatagctgtggaagtccttaatgaacactaagctgcgaggtggcaatgtcccagtgggggatgtaatgccaatgaagaagaaaaagatcacGATATCGTGACCAGAGCTAATCGTTTATGTTCAAAACCGCTGAAGAGTTCAGTATTCCGATGTGCCTCAGGTCTTTCTATTGCTCCCTGGTGAAATCTTCATAAGCATCGAACACGGATCGAATGCTGTTGTTTGGTGTCCTTTTCAGGCTAGTTGAATTGCTCGAATAGAAgccgttaaaaaaaaaacaaacaattgtGCGGTATGCACTACGCCTTGTTGGTTGGCGTGACCAATGGAATTTGCCACCGTACGAGGAGCGTTGTCGTCTTCTGAGAGTCGAACAACTTGATGTGAGAAGAAGATACACACAAGCAGCAAAACTGCTTACAGTTGACATCTATTGTTCTGCATTGCTTGCCCAAATTCAAATATAAGCGCCAGAAATACCGCTTCGTCATCGTAACTTTCAATTCCTGGAGCCAAGGAGCAGCAATTATGCTTTGAATGAGCCCGTCCGTGCCATTTGCCATCAGTTGAATCAATTCTTTTCATACTTTGGCTACAATGTTTCTGCTGACGTGATTCGCCAACGACTACTAGAAGATTTCCGTAATGCTGGACATACCGTTTTGATTTAAAATAGAATAAGTCATCTTCTTTGAGttggataataaataaaaaaaataataacaatcctacttagccatgcggtaagacgtgcggctacaaagcaagatcatgctgagggtggctgggttcgattcccgttgcccgtctaggcaattttcggattggaaattgtctcgacttccctgggcataaaagtatcatcttgctagtctcatgatatacaaatgcaaaaatggtaaccaggggtggcattgcgcacctcgcctcgaaacgagcaaaccatgcaaactgtcatacgaaagagctgtcgaaaggagatgcgcagtTAGGCCCCTGGgccctggcttagaaacctcgcagttaataactgtggaagtgcttaatgaacactaagctgcgaggcgactatgtggggatgtaatgccaataagaagaagaagaagaaataatgattaaaaaaagAACAAATGCGAGATCccaaaaatgaagagtgaagtGTCATAATTTGAAAACATCGAAGCTGAGATCATTCTACCCGTCAAATCCCGGTAGAAAATCTCTGCCTATGACCGAAACAATTCTCACTGAAAACTCGCGCACTAGAATACCTATCCCATTGCTAAATCtaataaaaactaaaataaggCTACATTTAATTGATTGCTTGTTCAATAAGAACAGAACATGCTGAACACAACAGTGGTTGCTGAATGATACTGAAAGCCTCATATCTTTATCGTTGACGTTATCATGACGGCTGAAAGTGGCGGTATTCAAGTTGTACGATTACTTGACTACCATTGCCGATAAGCACTAGACTTAGTATAAAAAGTCTTCTGCCCGATAACCTTCAGTTTCATTCGCAGACCTCTGCAACAATGAAGGCCTGTCGGTGGACATTGATTGTTGTGTTGGCCTTCGGGTCAATGGTAGCAGCAAGGGATATCCCTCTGAAGGAGACTGAATGGAATACTCTTTGTGAGATTAATAGAATAATGGTGACTTCTTATAATTTGATTAATCAGGTTTTCAACCCATATAGCAACCGCGTGTTCACTGAACATCAACACACAACTCCCAAGGCCACAGCCTCTATTCCTCATTCCAGGAACTGATCAGTTCCGTTATCCAGCATCGAACAATCGGCTTTTACAGTTGGAGGCGGGTGAATACATTGAACTGGCGTGCGAAAGTGGTTTCAATGTAGCTCCATCGAAGACAACTATCTTGGTTTCTTGTGTGTTTGATCAGTCATTCAACTATGATAGTACGATGTACCGTTTCAGTGACTTCTCCTGTACGGAGAACTGGTTCAGTTCGGCTCGTCGAACACCACAATCTTGTGAACAAAACGCAGTTATTGTGGAGATCGGATTCACCGTCGGGTCACGTTTCCCGAAAATTATGGATGTATGCCACAATGAGCAGACATTCGAGAATCATTGGATTAGACATGAATTCACACGAACCAATGATGGATTCCAGCAAGGAGTACCACGTCCATCGTGGCATCAAGGCGACTTCTATCCCGGCATCAACGTAAACACTTTGTACACTGTTAACCGCCAACGTCAAACTTTGGCCACAATTTTGGGTTCTCAACCAATTGCGGATAATTTGGTGCTGGATGCTTCTACGGGAATTTTCATGGCACGGGGACACATTGCGGCCAGAGCCGATTTCATCTACGGGACTCAACAGAACGCTTCCTTCTGGTTCTTGGTTGCTGCTCCTCAATGGCAGAACTTCAATGACGGAAACTGGCTGCGCATTGAGGACAGCTCGCGCAGCTTTGTTGCTGCTCGCAACCTTCAAGTCACTGTATATGGAGGAACATACGGAGTACAAACTCAGATCGATGCCAATGGTGTCCCACAACCGATTTTCCTCGACTGGACTGCAGCTGGAACGCGACGTCTTCCGGCTCCAAAGATCTACTATAAGATTTTGCATGACGAGCGGAACAATGCCGGTATTGTGCTGATTGGCGTGAACGACATACATGTTGGCTCCATGCAACGCATTCAAGATGAATACATCTTCTGCGAGGATATTGGAGATAAAGTCAGCTGGGTCAACTGGGATAGAAAGAATCTTGCAGAAGGATATTCCTACGCGTGTGAAGTTAATCCCTTCTTGAAGAACATCGGCCATCTGTCGCACTTGAACATTCCCAATCTGCTGATTTAATCGTATCGCCGCTAACTGCAAAATCAATAAATTCAAAGCTTTCTATGAAAGCTATAGCTTGCCTTTTCTTTATTAGTCTCATATGTCACAAATGTCGAATAAATTATTCAGTCCACACTTCAGTAGTAAACGTTGTACAGGCGAGCTCCTGAAAATGGTGGATGATGAATGATGATAATACGATTTTAGTATGACAGATGTATTTGCTTACCAATGATACGCTAAATTGGTTCGGCGGTTGGAAACCGTTTTGTAAGGACTGAACTGTACACACTAAAATGCTTAAAGTCACATATAATATCTAAGTTGGACACGATGTTGCCGCTCAATTTAGTTTCGTCTGAAAAGTTAGAAGCAGTTTCGGTTCATTTAGACCATTTGTTTTGCCTATAAGTTTTGTTTCTGCCAAATTGACTGTACGTCATGCTCGTTATAAACCTTTGGTCTTCgactttcgtttcgtttcgcaaTCCAACACATACACATTTAATTCGAATGCATAGTCGCTTACTAGCGTTGGCAATTTTTCGACCGGCATGTTTGCATTCCGACAAAACCTACTCGAGTGCACGCCGGTAACCCTAATTAATATTGATAACATAGtgcaatcattttcaaaatttaaatatttttacctCTAGCAAAATCAGACATGGTAAATTTACATTGAATAACTAAATAATGGTAAACA
The nucleotide sequence above comes from Armigeres subalbatus isolate Guangzhou_Male chromosome 3, GZ_Asu_2, whole genome shotgun sequence. Encoded proteins:
- the LOC134227361 gene encoding uncharacterized protein LOC134227361; this translates as MKACRWTLIVVLAFGSMVAARDIPLKETEWNTLSTACSLNINTQLPRPQPLFLIPGTDQFRYPASNNRLLQLEAGEYIELACESGFNVAPSKTTILVSCVFDQSFNYDSTMYRFSDFSCTENWFSSARRTPQSCEQNAVIVEIGFTVGSRFPKIMDVCHNEQTFENHWIRHEFTRTNDGFQQGVPRPSWHQGDFYPGINVNTLYTVNRQRQTLATILGSQPIADNLVLDASTGIFMARGHIAARADFIYGTQQNASFWFLVAAPQWQNFNDGNWLRIEDSSRSFVAARNLQVTVYGGTYGVQTQIDANGVPQPIFLDWTAAGTRRLPAPKIYYKILHDERNNAGIVLIGVNDIHVGSMQRIQDEYIFCEDIGDKVSWVNWDRKNLAEGYSYACEVNPFLKNIGHLSHLNIPNLLI